Proteins from a genomic interval of Rhizobium etli CFN 42:
- a CDS encoding amino acid ABC transporter ATP-binding protein: protein MAEAPAKKLTVSATEVAIEIINMNKWYGDFHVLRDINLKVMRGERIVIAGPSGSGKSTMIRCINRLEEHQKGQIIVDGTELTNDLKKIDEVRREVGMVFQHFNLFPHLTILENCTLAPIWVRKMPKKQAEEIAMHFLKRVKIPEQANKYPGQLSGGQQQRVAIARSLCMNPKIMLFDEPTSALDPEMIKEVLDTMVGLAEEGMTMLCVTHEMGFAHQVANRVIFMDQGQIVEQNSPAEFFDNPQHERTKLFLSQILH, encoded by the coding sequence ATGGCTGAAGCTCCAGCTAAGAAGCTCACCGTTTCCGCAACGGAAGTGGCGATCGAAATCATCAACATGAACAAGTGGTACGGCGATTTCCACGTGCTGCGCGACATCAACCTGAAGGTCATGCGCGGCGAACGCATCGTCATCGCCGGCCCGTCCGGTTCGGGCAAATCGACGATGATCCGCTGCATCAACCGCCTGGAAGAGCACCAGAAGGGCCAGATCATCGTCGACGGCACCGAGCTCACCAACGATCTGAAGAAGATCGACGAGGTGCGCCGCGAGGTCGGCATGGTGTTCCAGCACTTCAACCTCTTCCCGCACCTGACGATCCTCGAAAACTGCACGCTGGCGCCGATCTGGGTGCGCAAGATGCCGAAGAAGCAGGCGGAAGAAATCGCCATGCACTTCCTGAAGCGGGTCAAGATCCCCGAACAGGCAAACAAATATCCTGGCCAGCTTTCCGGCGGTCAGCAGCAGCGCGTGGCCATCGCCCGGTCGCTCTGCATGAACCCGAAGATCATGCTGTTCGACGAGCCGACTTCGGCGCTCGATCCGGAAATGATCAAGGAAGTGCTGGACACCATGGTCGGCCTCGCGGAAGAAGGCATGACCATGCTCTGCGTCACCCACGAAATGGGTTTTGCCCACCAGGTCGCCAACCGCGTCATCTTCATGGATCAGGGGCAGATCGTCGAGCAGAATTCGCCGGCCGAATTCTTCGACAATCCGCAGCACGAGCGCACCAAGCTCTTCCTCAGCCAGATCCTGCACTGA